Proteins from a single region of Streptomyces sp. Tu 3180:
- a CDS encoding iron chelate uptake ABC transporter family permease subunit gives MGFDAVHTLMQTLMVFFLGGTALAATDGLAKLVVQTALMVAFTTVLFRWLFSGPTGNLHVLLLAGVVPGAAFESLSLFLQRMLAPADYDVLSARLFGRLGSVEATHLPFAFAVCAAAGLCLWRRRHRLDVLLPGRDAATGLGLNHRGELTGALVVVSLMVAMSTALAGPMTFFGFTAALLAHQFSGTHRHAVVLPTAFLMGLLTLLVGQFTMEHIVYASGMLTTVLEFLGGVVFLAYLLKKGTL, from the coding sequence ATGGGCTTCGACGCCGTCCACACCCTGATGCAGACGCTGATGGTGTTCTTCCTCGGCGGCACCGCGCTGGCCGCGACCGACGGGCTCGCCAAGCTGGTCGTGCAGACGGCGCTGATGGTCGCCTTCACCACGGTGCTGTTCCGCTGGCTCTTCAGCGGCCCCACGGGCAACCTCCACGTGCTGCTGCTGGCCGGGGTGGTGCCGGGCGCGGCCTTCGAGAGCCTGTCGCTGTTCCTCCAGAGGATGCTGGCGCCCGCGGACTACGACGTGCTCTCCGCGCGGCTGTTCGGCCGCCTCGGATCGGTGGAGGCGACGCACCTCCCGTTCGCCTTCGCCGTGTGCGCCGCGGCCGGCCTCTGCCTGTGGCGGCGCCGGCACCGGCTCGACGTGCTGCTGCCGGGCCGGGACGCGGCCACCGGGCTGGGCCTGAACCACCGCGGGGAGCTGACCGGCGCGCTGGTCGTGGTCTCGCTGATGGTCGCGATGTCGACGGCGCTGGCCGGTCCGATGACCTTCTTCGGGTTCACCGCGGCGCTGCTCGCCCACCAGTTCTCGGGGACCCACCGGCACGCCGTCGTCCTGCCGACGGCCTTCCTGATGGGCCTGCTCACCCTGCTCGTCGGCCAGTTCACGATGGAGCACATCGTGTACGCGTCCGGCATGCTCACCACCGTCCTCGAGTTCCTCGGCGGCGTGGTCTTCCTGGCCTACCTGCTCAAGAAGGGCACCCTGTGA